A genome region from Mugil cephalus isolate CIBA_MC_2020 chromosome 13, CIBA_Mcephalus_1.1, whole genome shotgun sequence includes the following:
- the tp53bp2a gene encoding apoptosis-stimulating of p53 protein 2a isoform X3, producing MRYEAKMMPMFLTVYLSNNDQHFTEVPVTPETLCRDVVELCKEPGETDCHLSEMWRGSERAVGDGERMLDVLQRWGQHRAEVRFFLRHNRAPNREPAGSRIPESKRNGVKGPPDRRMENGVATPRMDMTLAELQEMAARQQQQIEAQQQLLASKEQRLRYLKQQEQRQQQQASEQEKLQRLRENIENQEARLKKVRALKGQVEQKRLSNGKLVEEIEQMNNLFQQKQRELVMAASKVEELSRQLELLKNGKMDNFHDNQSSVAELDRLYKELQVRNKLNQDQNSKLQQQRESLNKRNLEVAAMDKRISELRDRLWKKKAALHQKENLPLPSDGQAGQQSGPSRVAAVGPYIQSSTMPRGQVRHDLLVKPAYPDGTATLPAHDPQSKAGTGLQPSKLADWSSSGPESNTNGHGPASTLPRMSSQSNSNTEQDESELKRDRKVRPFSMFEPTEVPATSLRKNQSSDDLVRDAQSAPKPPVKVPPPVPTKPKGPGVVPYGKPGFNTGTFPKAKPHGQQPPPAQGRSPLTPSQSQTLPLPSKQDTPPAATVRPFTPELPASKDANLTKPQTVAASSIYSMYTQQPGSAKPFQPGPQSALHRAQTRNNGFVSVYGKPVIPSGGSQYPENPYLERRSPGPEYETDHSGANNVGPGPSEGPHPETERIPRPLSPTKLLPFISNPYRHQSDGDLEALRKKLYNAPRPLKKRSSITEPEGPAGPNIQKLLYQKTTLAAMETTVTTPTTPTFTGEVEKPTDGPGGPSPLSGSDNHASETGQTLEGGQLPSHIPGPNVPVSASTEMPKPPSSFPESEEIVPPPPPSHPAPRPEDVIFPPPPPAGPEDTMPNLPPPPPEGFLEEFPPYPPPPYPSGAEQDSLGEDTFNMKAPEITGQVTLPPGKRTNLRKPGSERIDHSMRVKFNPLALLLDSSLEGEFDLVQRIIYEVEDPSLPNDEGITALHNAVCAGHTDIVKFLVQFGVNVNAADSDGWTPLHCAASCNNVQVCKFLVESGAAVFAMTYSDMQTAADKCEEMEEGYTQCSQFLYGVQEKMGIMNRGVVYGLWDYPGENPDELSFREGDCMTIVRREDEDEVEWWWARMGDAEGYIPRNLLGLYPRIKPRQRTLA from the exons ATGTTCCTGACTGTGTACCTCAGTAACAATGACCAGCATTTTACTGAGGTTCCCGTTACCCCAGAGACGCTGTGCCGGGATGTGGTGGAGCTGTGCAAGGAGCCCGGGGAAACGGATTGCCATCTGTCTGAGATGTGGCGTGGATCTG AGAGAGCTGTAGGTGACGGGGAGAGAATGCTGGATGTGCTCCAACGATGGGGACAGCACAGGGCAGAAGTGCGCTTCTTTTTGCGTCACAACCGAGCCCCTAACAGAGAACCAG CGGGCTCAAGAATCCCCGAGTCGAAGAGAAACGGAGTAAAAGGTCCCCCAGACAGAAGGATGGAGAACGGG GTGGCGACGCCGCGGATGGACATGACGCTGGCCGAGCTTCAAGAGATGGCTGCCAGACAGCAGCAACAGATAGAAGCTCAACAGCAACTCCTCGCTTCTAag GAGCAACGGCTGCGCTACTtgaagcagcaggagcagcgtCAGCAGCAGCAAGCGTCTGAGCAGGAGAAGCTCCAACGCCTCAGAGAAAACATCGAAAACCAGGAAGCTCGGCTCAAGAAGGTCCGGGCCCTCAAGGGCCAAGTGGAGCAGAAACGGCTCAGTAATGGCAAACTGG TGGAAGAGATAGAACAAATGAATAACCTCTTCcagcagaagcagagagaacTAGTTATGGCTGCTTCCAAGGTGGAGGAGCTCAGCCGACAGCTGGAATTGCtcaaaaatggcaaaatggACAATTTCCATGACAACCAGAGCTCAGTGGCTGAACTCGACCGCCTCTACAAGGAGCTACAG GTGAGGAACAAGCTCAATCAGGATCAAAACTCAAAgttacagcagcagagggagagtCTAAATAAGCGCAACCTTGAGGTGGCTGCAATGGACAAACGGATCAGTGAGCTCCGAGATCGGCTGTGGAAGAAGAAGGCAGCCCTGCATCAGAAAGAAAACTTGCCT CTGCCCTCTGATGGCCAAGCTGGACAGCAGTCTGGTCCGTCTCGTGTGGCAGCGGTCGGCCCATACATCCAGTCGTCCACGATGCCCCGGGGCCAAGTGAGGCATGATCTGCTCGTGAAACCTGCATACCCAGACGGCACTGCCACTCTACCAGCCCACGATCCACAGAGCAAGGCCGGCACAG GCCTTCAGCCATCCAAGCTGGCAGACTGGAGCTCTTCAGGTCCAGAATCTAACACCAACGGCCATGGTCCAGCCTCAACTCTGCCACGAATGTCCTCTCAATCCAACTCCAACACAGAACAAG ATGAGTCAGAACTGAAGAGGGACAGGAAAGTGCGTCCATTTTCCATGTTTGAGCCAACCGAGGTTCCTGCTACCTCCCTCCGCAAAAACCAGAGCAGTGATGACCTGGTAAGGGATGCTCAG TCTGCTCCCAAGCCTCCTGTCAAGGTGCCCCCCCCTGTTCCCACCAAACCCAAAGGCCCAGGTGTTGTGCCCTACGGCAAACCTGGCTTCAACACGGGCACCTTCCCTAAAGCCAAGCCCCACGGTCAGCAGCCCCCACCTGCCCAGGGCCGCAGCCCTCTCACACCCTCACAGAGCCAGACACTCCCGCTACCCTCCAAACAGGACACTCCACCTGCAGCTACGGTACGACCCTTCACCCCGGAGCTGCCCGCCTCCAAAGACGCCAACCTGACTAAACCACAGACCGTAGCCGCCAGCTCCATTTACTCCATGTACACGCAGCAGCCTGGCTCAGCGAAGCCCTTCCAGCCTGGTCCACAGAGCGCTCTCCACAGGGCTCAAACCCGCAACAATGGATTTGTCAGTG TGTATGGTAAACCAGTCATACCCAGTGGAGGCTCCCAATACCCAGAGAACCCGTACCTGGAGCGCCGCTCCCCTGGCCCAGAATATGAAACTGACCACAGCGGAGCCAACAACGTGGGCCCCGGTCCATCTGAGGGTCCCCACCCTGAAACGGAGCGTATCCCCCGACCCCTCAGCCCTACCAAGCTGCTCCCCTTCATTTCCAACCCCTACAGGCATCAGAGTGATGGAGACCTGGAGGCGCTAAGGAAGAAGCTCTACAATGCCCCGAGACCACTGAAGAAACGCAGCTCCATCACTGAACCCGAGGGCCCCGCAGGGCCCAACATCCAGAAACTCCTCTATCAGAAAACCACGCTGGCAGCTATGGAAACCACTGTGACCACACCAACCACTCCCACCTTTACTGGAGAAGTAGAAAAACCGACAGATGGTCCAGGCGGTCCAAGCCCTCTCAGTGGTTCAGATAACCATGCATCTGAGACGGGACAAACTCTGGAGGGAGGACAGCTCCCGTCCCACATCCCAGGTCCTAACGTCCCTGTTTCAGCCTCTACTGAAATGCCCAAACCACCTTCATCCTTTCCGGAGAGCGAGGAAATTGTGCCCCCTCCTCCGCCATCCCACCCAGCCCCCAGACCTGAAGATGTCATTTTCCCACCGCCGCCCCCTGCTGGCCCGGAGGACACAATGCCCAACCTGCCTCCCCCACCCCCAGAGGGCTTCCTGGAAGAGTTCCCCCCCTACCCACCACCTCCGTACCCCAGTGGAGCTGAGCAGGACAGTTTAGGAGAAGACACCTTCAACATGAAGGCACCTGAGATCACTGGACAGGTCACACTTCCACCG GGAAAGAGGACCAATTTGCGCAAGCCAGGCTCTGAACGCATCGATCACAGCATGAGAGTGAAGTTCAACCCACTGGCTCTACTGCTGGACTCGTCTCTGGAGGGAGAGTTCGACCTCGTCCAGAGGATCATCTATGAA GTGGAGGATCCCAGTCTGCCCAACGATGAAGGCATCACCGCCCTACACAACGCCGTCTGTGCCGGGCACACGGACATTGTGAAGTTTTTGGTTCAGTTCGGCGTCAACGTCAATGCTGCCGACAGTGACGGCTG GACGCCTCTTCACTGTGCTGCATCCTGCAACAATGTTCAAGTGTGCAAGTTCCTGGTGGAGTCTGGTGCAGCAGTGTTTGCCATGACTTACAGCGACATGCAGACAGCAGCAGATAAATGTGAAGAGATGGAAGAGGGCTACACCCAGTGCTCTCAGTTCCTTTATG GCGTGCAAGAGAAGATGGGCATCATGAACAGGGGCGTGGTCTACGGTCTGTGGGACTACCCCGGCGAAAACCCCGACGAACTGTCGTTCCGCGAGGGAGACTGCATGACCATCGTCCGAAGAGAAGACGAAGATGAGGTGGAATGGTGGTGGGCACGCATGGGTGACGCCGAGGGTTACATCCCCCGCAACTTGTTAGGG CTCTACCCCAGAATAAAACCAAGACAGAGAACCCTGGCTTAA
- the tp53bp2a gene encoding apoptosis-stimulating of p53 protein 2a isoform X2: MRYEAKMMPMFLTVYLSNNDQHFTEVPVTPETLCRDVVELCKEPGETDCHLSEMWRGSERAVGDGERMLDVLQRWGQHRAEVRFFLRHNRAPNREPAGSRIPESKRNGVKGPPDRRMENGVATPRMDMTLAELQEMAARQQQQIEAQQQLLASKEQRLRYLKQQEQRQQQQASEQEKLQRLRENIENQEARLKKVRALKGQVEQKRLSNGKLVEEIEQMNNLFQQKQRELVMAASKVEELSRQLELLKNGKMDNFHDNQSSVAELDRLYKELQVRNKLNQDQNSKLQQQRESLNKRNLEVAAMDKRISELRDRLWKKKAALHQKENLPNGYPVKERASKDTHLQLPSDGQAGQQSGPSRVAAVGPYIQSSTMPRGQVRHDLLVKPAYPDGTATLPAHDPQSKAGTGLQPSKLADWSSSGPESNTNGHGPASTLPRMSSQSNSNTEQDESELKRDRKVRPFSMFEPTEVPATSLRKNQSSDDLSAPKPPVKVPPPVPTKPKGPGVVPYGKPGFNTGTFPKAKPHGQQPPPAQGRSPLTPSQSQTLPLPSKQDTPPAATVRPFTPELPASKDANLTKPQTVAASSIYSMYTQQPGSAKPFQPGPQSALHRAQTRNNGFVSVYGKPVIPSGGSQYPENPYLERRSPGPEYETDHSGANNVGPGPSEGPHPETERIPRPLSPTKLLPFISNPYRHQSDGDLEALRKKLYNAPRPLKKRSSITEPEGPAGPNIQKLLYQKTTLAAMETTVTTPTTPTFTGEVEKPTDGPGGPSPLSGSDNHASETGQTLEGGQLPSHIPGPNVPVSASTEMPKPPSSFPESEEIVPPPPPSHPAPRPEDVIFPPPPPAGPEDTMPNLPPPPPEGFLEEFPPYPPPPYPSGAEQDSLGEDTFNMKAPEITGQVTLPPGKRTNLRKPGSERIDHSMRVKFNPLALLLDSSLEGEFDLVQRIIYEVEDPSLPNDEGITALHNAVCAGHTDIVKFLVQFGVNVNAADSDGWTPLHCAASCNNVQVCKFLVESGAAVFAMTYSDMQTAADKCEEMEEGYTQCSQFLYGVQEKMGIMNRGVVYGLWDYPGENPDELSFREGDCMTIVRREDEDEVEWWWARMGDAEGYIPRNLLGLYPRIKPRQRTLA; encoded by the exons ATGTTCCTGACTGTGTACCTCAGTAACAATGACCAGCATTTTACTGAGGTTCCCGTTACCCCAGAGACGCTGTGCCGGGATGTGGTGGAGCTGTGCAAGGAGCCCGGGGAAACGGATTGCCATCTGTCTGAGATGTGGCGTGGATCTG AGAGAGCTGTAGGTGACGGGGAGAGAATGCTGGATGTGCTCCAACGATGGGGACAGCACAGGGCAGAAGTGCGCTTCTTTTTGCGTCACAACCGAGCCCCTAACAGAGAACCAG CGGGCTCAAGAATCCCCGAGTCGAAGAGAAACGGAGTAAAAGGTCCCCCAGACAGAAGGATGGAGAACGGG GTGGCGACGCCGCGGATGGACATGACGCTGGCCGAGCTTCAAGAGATGGCTGCCAGACAGCAGCAACAGATAGAAGCTCAACAGCAACTCCTCGCTTCTAag GAGCAACGGCTGCGCTACTtgaagcagcaggagcagcgtCAGCAGCAGCAAGCGTCTGAGCAGGAGAAGCTCCAACGCCTCAGAGAAAACATCGAAAACCAGGAAGCTCGGCTCAAGAAGGTCCGGGCCCTCAAGGGCCAAGTGGAGCAGAAACGGCTCAGTAATGGCAAACTGG TGGAAGAGATAGAACAAATGAATAACCTCTTCcagcagaagcagagagaacTAGTTATGGCTGCTTCCAAGGTGGAGGAGCTCAGCCGACAGCTGGAATTGCtcaaaaatggcaaaatggACAATTTCCATGACAACCAGAGCTCAGTGGCTGAACTCGACCGCCTCTACAAGGAGCTACAG GTGAGGAACAAGCTCAATCAGGATCAAAACTCAAAgttacagcagcagagggagagtCTAAATAAGCGCAACCTTGAGGTGGCTGCAATGGACAAACGGATCAGTGAGCTCCGAGATCGGCTGTGGAAGAAGAAGGCAGCCCTGCATCAGAAAGAAAACTTGCCT aaTGGCTATCCTGTTAAAGAGAGGGCATCAAAAGACACTCATCTTCAG CTGCCCTCTGATGGCCAAGCTGGACAGCAGTCTGGTCCGTCTCGTGTGGCAGCGGTCGGCCCATACATCCAGTCGTCCACGATGCCCCGGGGCCAAGTGAGGCATGATCTGCTCGTGAAACCTGCATACCCAGACGGCACTGCCACTCTACCAGCCCACGATCCACAGAGCAAGGCCGGCACAG GCCTTCAGCCATCCAAGCTGGCAGACTGGAGCTCTTCAGGTCCAGAATCTAACACCAACGGCCATGGTCCAGCCTCAACTCTGCCACGAATGTCCTCTCAATCCAACTCCAACACAGAACAAG ATGAGTCAGAACTGAAGAGGGACAGGAAAGTGCGTCCATTTTCCATGTTTGAGCCAACCGAGGTTCCTGCTACCTCCCTCCGCAAAAACCAGAGCAGTGATGACCTG TCTGCTCCCAAGCCTCCTGTCAAGGTGCCCCCCCCTGTTCCCACCAAACCCAAAGGCCCAGGTGTTGTGCCCTACGGCAAACCTGGCTTCAACACGGGCACCTTCCCTAAAGCCAAGCCCCACGGTCAGCAGCCCCCACCTGCCCAGGGCCGCAGCCCTCTCACACCCTCACAGAGCCAGACACTCCCGCTACCCTCCAAACAGGACACTCCACCTGCAGCTACGGTACGACCCTTCACCCCGGAGCTGCCCGCCTCCAAAGACGCCAACCTGACTAAACCACAGACCGTAGCCGCCAGCTCCATTTACTCCATGTACACGCAGCAGCCTGGCTCAGCGAAGCCCTTCCAGCCTGGTCCACAGAGCGCTCTCCACAGGGCTCAAACCCGCAACAATGGATTTGTCAGTG TGTATGGTAAACCAGTCATACCCAGTGGAGGCTCCCAATACCCAGAGAACCCGTACCTGGAGCGCCGCTCCCCTGGCCCAGAATATGAAACTGACCACAGCGGAGCCAACAACGTGGGCCCCGGTCCATCTGAGGGTCCCCACCCTGAAACGGAGCGTATCCCCCGACCCCTCAGCCCTACCAAGCTGCTCCCCTTCATTTCCAACCCCTACAGGCATCAGAGTGATGGAGACCTGGAGGCGCTAAGGAAGAAGCTCTACAATGCCCCGAGACCACTGAAGAAACGCAGCTCCATCACTGAACCCGAGGGCCCCGCAGGGCCCAACATCCAGAAACTCCTCTATCAGAAAACCACGCTGGCAGCTATGGAAACCACTGTGACCACACCAACCACTCCCACCTTTACTGGAGAAGTAGAAAAACCGACAGATGGTCCAGGCGGTCCAAGCCCTCTCAGTGGTTCAGATAACCATGCATCTGAGACGGGACAAACTCTGGAGGGAGGACAGCTCCCGTCCCACATCCCAGGTCCTAACGTCCCTGTTTCAGCCTCTACTGAAATGCCCAAACCACCTTCATCCTTTCCGGAGAGCGAGGAAATTGTGCCCCCTCCTCCGCCATCCCACCCAGCCCCCAGACCTGAAGATGTCATTTTCCCACCGCCGCCCCCTGCTGGCCCGGAGGACACAATGCCCAACCTGCCTCCCCCACCCCCAGAGGGCTTCCTGGAAGAGTTCCCCCCCTACCCACCACCTCCGTACCCCAGTGGAGCTGAGCAGGACAGTTTAGGAGAAGACACCTTCAACATGAAGGCACCTGAGATCACTGGACAGGTCACACTTCCACCG GGAAAGAGGACCAATTTGCGCAAGCCAGGCTCTGAACGCATCGATCACAGCATGAGAGTGAAGTTCAACCCACTGGCTCTACTGCTGGACTCGTCTCTGGAGGGAGAGTTCGACCTCGTCCAGAGGATCATCTATGAA GTGGAGGATCCCAGTCTGCCCAACGATGAAGGCATCACCGCCCTACACAACGCCGTCTGTGCCGGGCACACGGACATTGTGAAGTTTTTGGTTCAGTTCGGCGTCAACGTCAATGCTGCCGACAGTGACGGCTG GACGCCTCTTCACTGTGCTGCATCCTGCAACAATGTTCAAGTGTGCAAGTTCCTGGTGGAGTCTGGTGCAGCAGTGTTTGCCATGACTTACAGCGACATGCAGACAGCAGCAGATAAATGTGAAGAGATGGAAGAGGGCTACACCCAGTGCTCTCAGTTCCTTTATG GCGTGCAAGAGAAGATGGGCATCATGAACAGGGGCGTGGTCTACGGTCTGTGGGACTACCCCGGCGAAAACCCCGACGAACTGTCGTTCCGCGAGGGAGACTGCATGACCATCGTCCGAAGAGAAGACGAAGATGAGGTGGAATGGTGGTGGGCACGCATGGGTGACGCCGAGGGTTACATCCCCCGCAACTTGTTAGGG CTCTACCCCAGAATAAAACCAAGACAGAGAACCCTGGCTTAA
- the tp53bp2a gene encoding apoptosis-stimulating of p53 protein 2a isoform X1 — MRYEAKMMPMFLTVYLSNNDQHFTEVPVTPETLCRDVVELCKEPGETDCHLSEMWRGSERAVGDGERMLDVLQRWGQHRAEVRFFLRHNRAPNREPAGSRIPESKRNGVKGPPDRRMENGVATPRMDMTLAELQEMAARQQQQIEAQQQLLASKEQRLRYLKQQEQRQQQQASEQEKLQRLRENIENQEARLKKVRALKGQVEQKRLSNGKLVEEIEQMNNLFQQKQRELVMAASKVEELSRQLELLKNGKMDNFHDNQSSVAELDRLYKELQVRNKLNQDQNSKLQQQRESLNKRNLEVAAMDKRISELRDRLWKKKAALHQKENLPNGYPVKERASKDTHLQLPSDGQAGQQSGPSRVAAVGPYIQSSTMPRGQVRHDLLVKPAYPDGTATLPAHDPQSKAGTGLQPSKLADWSSSGPESNTNGHGPASTLPRMSSQSNSNTEQDESELKRDRKVRPFSMFEPTEVPATSLRKNQSSDDLVRDAQSAPKPPVKVPPPVPTKPKGPGVVPYGKPGFNTGTFPKAKPHGQQPPPAQGRSPLTPSQSQTLPLPSKQDTPPAATVRPFTPELPASKDANLTKPQTVAASSIYSMYTQQPGSAKPFQPGPQSALHRAQTRNNGFVSVYGKPVIPSGGSQYPENPYLERRSPGPEYETDHSGANNVGPGPSEGPHPETERIPRPLSPTKLLPFISNPYRHQSDGDLEALRKKLYNAPRPLKKRSSITEPEGPAGPNIQKLLYQKTTLAAMETTVTTPTTPTFTGEVEKPTDGPGGPSPLSGSDNHASETGQTLEGGQLPSHIPGPNVPVSASTEMPKPPSSFPESEEIVPPPPPSHPAPRPEDVIFPPPPPAGPEDTMPNLPPPPPEGFLEEFPPYPPPPYPSGAEQDSLGEDTFNMKAPEITGQVTLPPGKRTNLRKPGSERIDHSMRVKFNPLALLLDSSLEGEFDLVQRIIYEVEDPSLPNDEGITALHNAVCAGHTDIVKFLVQFGVNVNAADSDGWTPLHCAASCNNVQVCKFLVESGAAVFAMTYSDMQTAADKCEEMEEGYTQCSQFLYGVQEKMGIMNRGVVYGLWDYPGENPDELSFREGDCMTIVRREDEDEVEWWWARMGDAEGYIPRNLLGLYPRIKPRQRTLA; from the exons ATGTTCCTGACTGTGTACCTCAGTAACAATGACCAGCATTTTACTGAGGTTCCCGTTACCCCAGAGACGCTGTGCCGGGATGTGGTGGAGCTGTGCAAGGAGCCCGGGGAAACGGATTGCCATCTGTCTGAGATGTGGCGTGGATCTG AGAGAGCTGTAGGTGACGGGGAGAGAATGCTGGATGTGCTCCAACGATGGGGACAGCACAGGGCAGAAGTGCGCTTCTTTTTGCGTCACAACCGAGCCCCTAACAGAGAACCAG CGGGCTCAAGAATCCCCGAGTCGAAGAGAAACGGAGTAAAAGGTCCCCCAGACAGAAGGATGGAGAACGGG GTGGCGACGCCGCGGATGGACATGACGCTGGCCGAGCTTCAAGAGATGGCTGCCAGACAGCAGCAACAGATAGAAGCTCAACAGCAACTCCTCGCTTCTAag GAGCAACGGCTGCGCTACTtgaagcagcaggagcagcgtCAGCAGCAGCAAGCGTCTGAGCAGGAGAAGCTCCAACGCCTCAGAGAAAACATCGAAAACCAGGAAGCTCGGCTCAAGAAGGTCCGGGCCCTCAAGGGCCAAGTGGAGCAGAAACGGCTCAGTAATGGCAAACTGG TGGAAGAGATAGAACAAATGAATAACCTCTTCcagcagaagcagagagaacTAGTTATGGCTGCTTCCAAGGTGGAGGAGCTCAGCCGACAGCTGGAATTGCtcaaaaatggcaaaatggACAATTTCCATGACAACCAGAGCTCAGTGGCTGAACTCGACCGCCTCTACAAGGAGCTACAG GTGAGGAACAAGCTCAATCAGGATCAAAACTCAAAgttacagcagcagagggagagtCTAAATAAGCGCAACCTTGAGGTGGCTGCAATGGACAAACGGATCAGTGAGCTCCGAGATCGGCTGTGGAAGAAGAAGGCAGCCCTGCATCAGAAAGAAAACTTGCCT aaTGGCTATCCTGTTAAAGAGAGGGCATCAAAAGACACTCATCTTCAG CTGCCCTCTGATGGCCAAGCTGGACAGCAGTCTGGTCCGTCTCGTGTGGCAGCGGTCGGCCCATACATCCAGTCGTCCACGATGCCCCGGGGCCAAGTGAGGCATGATCTGCTCGTGAAACCTGCATACCCAGACGGCACTGCCACTCTACCAGCCCACGATCCACAGAGCAAGGCCGGCACAG GCCTTCAGCCATCCAAGCTGGCAGACTGGAGCTCTTCAGGTCCAGAATCTAACACCAACGGCCATGGTCCAGCCTCAACTCTGCCACGAATGTCCTCTCAATCCAACTCCAACACAGAACAAG ATGAGTCAGAACTGAAGAGGGACAGGAAAGTGCGTCCATTTTCCATGTTTGAGCCAACCGAGGTTCCTGCTACCTCCCTCCGCAAAAACCAGAGCAGTGATGACCTGGTAAGGGATGCTCAG TCTGCTCCCAAGCCTCCTGTCAAGGTGCCCCCCCCTGTTCCCACCAAACCCAAAGGCCCAGGTGTTGTGCCCTACGGCAAACCTGGCTTCAACACGGGCACCTTCCCTAAAGCCAAGCCCCACGGTCAGCAGCCCCCACCTGCCCAGGGCCGCAGCCCTCTCACACCCTCACAGAGCCAGACACTCCCGCTACCCTCCAAACAGGACACTCCACCTGCAGCTACGGTACGACCCTTCACCCCGGAGCTGCCCGCCTCCAAAGACGCCAACCTGACTAAACCACAGACCGTAGCCGCCAGCTCCATTTACTCCATGTACACGCAGCAGCCTGGCTCAGCGAAGCCCTTCCAGCCTGGTCCACAGAGCGCTCTCCACAGGGCTCAAACCCGCAACAATGGATTTGTCAGTG TGTATGGTAAACCAGTCATACCCAGTGGAGGCTCCCAATACCCAGAGAACCCGTACCTGGAGCGCCGCTCCCCTGGCCCAGAATATGAAACTGACCACAGCGGAGCCAACAACGTGGGCCCCGGTCCATCTGAGGGTCCCCACCCTGAAACGGAGCGTATCCCCCGACCCCTCAGCCCTACCAAGCTGCTCCCCTTCATTTCCAACCCCTACAGGCATCAGAGTGATGGAGACCTGGAGGCGCTAAGGAAGAAGCTCTACAATGCCCCGAGACCACTGAAGAAACGCAGCTCCATCACTGAACCCGAGGGCCCCGCAGGGCCCAACATCCAGAAACTCCTCTATCAGAAAACCACGCTGGCAGCTATGGAAACCACTGTGACCACACCAACCACTCCCACCTTTACTGGAGAAGTAGAAAAACCGACAGATGGTCCAGGCGGTCCAAGCCCTCTCAGTGGTTCAGATAACCATGCATCTGAGACGGGACAAACTCTGGAGGGAGGACAGCTCCCGTCCCACATCCCAGGTCCTAACGTCCCTGTTTCAGCCTCTACTGAAATGCCCAAACCACCTTCATCCTTTCCGGAGAGCGAGGAAATTGTGCCCCCTCCTCCGCCATCCCACCCAGCCCCCAGACCTGAAGATGTCATTTTCCCACCGCCGCCCCCTGCTGGCCCGGAGGACACAATGCCCAACCTGCCTCCCCCACCCCCAGAGGGCTTCCTGGAAGAGTTCCCCCCCTACCCACCACCTCCGTACCCCAGTGGAGCTGAGCAGGACAGTTTAGGAGAAGACACCTTCAACATGAAGGCACCTGAGATCACTGGACAGGTCACACTTCCACCG GGAAAGAGGACCAATTTGCGCAAGCCAGGCTCTGAACGCATCGATCACAGCATGAGAGTGAAGTTCAACCCACTGGCTCTACTGCTGGACTCGTCTCTGGAGGGAGAGTTCGACCTCGTCCAGAGGATCATCTATGAA GTGGAGGATCCCAGTCTGCCCAACGATGAAGGCATCACCGCCCTACACAACGCCGTCTGTGCCGGGCACACGGACATTGTGAAGTTTTTGGTTCAGTTCGGCGTCAACGTCAATGCTGCCGACAGTGACGGCTG GACGCCTCTTCACTGTGCTGCATCCTGCAACAATGTTCAAGTGTGCAAGTTCCTGGTGGAGTCTGGTGCAGCAGTGTTTGCCATGACTTACAGCGACATGCAGACAGCAGCAGATAAATGTGAAGAGATGGAAGAGGGCTACACCCAGTGCTCTCAGTTCCTTTATG GCGTGCAAGAGAAGATGGGCATCATGAACAGGGGCGTGGTCTACGGTCTGTGGGACTACCCCGGCGAAAACCCCGACGAACTGTCGTTCCGCGAGGGAGACTGCATGACCATCGTCCGAAGAGAAGACGAAGATGAGGTGGAATGGTGGTGGGCACGCATGGGTGACGCCGAGGGTTACATCCCCCGCAACTTGTTAGGG CTCTACCCCAGAATAAAACCAAGACAGAGAACCCTGGCTTAA